The Corvus moneduloides isolate bCorMon1 chromosome 16, bCorMon1.pri, whole genome shotgun sequence genomic sequence CAGTTGCCCTAAGATGGggtcacagcagctgctgtgagttAGGAGGTGCCTCAACAAAAGTGGTTATTGTTCTATACTCCAGaatttccaatttattttaatcttgcTTCCCCTGTGGAAATTTAGATTATCAAAAAAGATGTATTTGTTTTCCACTCCTAGGAGCTATCAGGGAGCTATCAGTTTCCATTCTGGCTTCCAAAGAGATTGTGCTGCTCTCATTagagctctgccagctgacTGGTCTGCCATTCCTCTTGGGTTTCTGGTTCAACAGGAACGTTAGTCCCTGAGCCTTAAATTTATTCCTAAACCCTCTGACCTAATGCCACAAACCAAAAGAACCCTTAAGGTGACTGTTCTGAGAATGGAGTGACCACAGCGGAACAGTGCAGGGCTCCTGAGACCGTTTCACCTATTCCATAATTCTTTTAAGCTCTTTAGTCAGTCACCTGGTGCCAGGGCACGGAACTCTCCGTGCTGGATTGGCACCTTCAAGGGCTTTGAACATAATCACACTTGAAGGCTGTGTTGATCCTGCAGGTCTCAAGAGCAAGGCACAGGGTAAGGGAGCCACTGTATAAATCCTGACCTTAAACCATTACTAAGGCTCATGGCTTCTTCattcaaaaatgaaaaccacaaaTATGTCAAAATATAGATGCTGGTTGTCAGAATCATTTTAGAAGTTCCCAGATACTTGTTTGAAAGTGACTGAACACTGAGATTTAGGTCACATTTCTTGATAATCATTTCATGCAGCAGAAAAGCTTCATTCCTCACAGAAAACACTGTCCCAGAAACACATCACTGCACAAACTACACACTTCCTACACCACAAGGCTCATTACTGAGAAATAAACCCACTTACTTGAATGTGGATTCAAATATATATGCTAATATTAAACTGTTTGGGCTCCCCAGAAAAGTGCAAATCTTTTCCATGGGAATAtttatgtggggaaaaaaaagatatccCAAAACATGACTCACAGTGAAATGGGGTAAGATCTCCAACTCAGAGGAGCTTCACAAGTCTCCAGCAAAAACTAActaactttctttctttctttcttcctttctcattttttatgtTTGTAAAATTGAGGTAACCTGTTATTTTAAGAACTAGCTACAAGTCTGTGATTTGATTACAAAAGAGATTGCTTTGAAAACACTCTATTCctcaagaaacaaaattaatataattccttttcccccccctttgttaaatttctgtatttctccatACTTCTGAAATGCAGATAATAGTTTAAAATGCACATGTTACTGTCAATTTATCTAATTTATGCCATGCTTGTCTTTCccatgttttctgctttttttctagAGTTCTAGAGTGATGTATTGGCAGTTATATTTTGGTTATTATTAAGCAAATGCTTCTCGTCTTacttattttaaacacagttcattttctttgcttgccaatatagcaaaaaaacccctctacTGCCCAACACCTCCAGGTAAGAAATGCTGTTCATGTACCCAACATCCTAAAAGCAGACTTAAATGGAACAGGAGAGGAGGTTTCTTTAAAGACAGGCATTGTTTCCTTGTGCCTTTCCATTTCACAGAATACCTTTATAAATTGTCATCCTTTGGACTCTTTCACCACTAATCAAGACGTGGTGTAACAAGctttcagtttctgctttttaaatttcttagtTAGTTTTACTTGCACAAAGCACAAATTTACAAAGGCCACTTCAATTTCTACTGTACGATTCACCAGATGACTTAGAAAGCAGAAACATCTGTCAGCAGGTCATCCCAAAATTTGTTTAGATGTTATATTgacagacaaaatattttagtcataccaataaataataaaacacatttttttagcTACTGGCAGCCAACTGTATGATTCTGATTCCTGAAGCTTCCCATGGCACCGACTAATAGAACTTTGCATCTTACTTTGGTACAGTGTCCCAAAGTTTAGCAATGATAACcttattttatataattagTTTTTTTGCCTTCAAAATGTCATCTCTGCTTCACGAGGTTTTTTGGAGAAAGTCTCAAAAACATCACCCTTAGATACACAtcagcaaaaaacaaacaagcagtgAGAAAAAAACTAGAAATTGCCTAATTTGATTAGTCTTCGTTTTGAATCAGTTTGAATGCTGCCTTGATAGCAGAAATAATAGCATTGTATAGCATTATCTGtttataaaaaatgtatttccactCAGCTGGAGCTTTGCTGAATTCAGCCAGGAGTTAGCACAGCTCTCCCTCAGCCACAGCTGCAAACCCAACACTCGCTTTCAGGGGGTTCTTGAATACAGAAGCATACAGAAGTACACGTGCTTATGCTGCTGTAAAtcccctgtgccccacagctCTAAAATCACTGGAGATGATGGATTTGTACTGCTTTCTGTGAGAATTTCTTTCCATGTCTGACAGATTCCATTGCTGAGAAGTTTTGCTGTACAGAGTGAGTCTCCTGCTACTGTCAATTATATCCCTGAACAActcttctcccttcctgttGGGATGCACGGACTGAAATGCCAAAGCCCCAATATTCCTGAAGACAGCTGGGACAAAGGGCTGAAGTCAAGCACAGGTAGGTCAGGTAGGAGATCCCAGGGCCCCGTTGAAGACCCCATCTGAGCAGGGTGGAACATTTGGATTCCCTGCCCCGGGCACTCACCGGGCCTGCCTGCTCCGCTCTGTCAGGGGGAGATTTCACAGCAGCACCTTTGGCAGGCtccatctgtctgtctgtctgcgAAGCCCCCACGTAGTCTGGAGGTGGGAGGACAACTTCCCCTTTCTCCACAAGGTTCACAGAACTAACACTTCGGATTGGTGCAGGGCTGCAAGACAGAACCCAACAAATACCATCCTCAGGTGCCAGAATCCATctctcactgctctgcagcaccaggaaGGCACAGAAGTGCATGAGCTGGAAGTTGGTAATGGGGTACAGTGTCCTGGAGTCAGTGGGAGTCTGAGTTAAAGCTACTTCTTGGGTCTGTGTGTAACCATAAAAACACATTAACATAATTAAGGCACTGTACTACAGGCTGTTAGAGTATTTTCTGTACATGTTACTGAACCTTAAAGAACATGAGCATAAAAATAACgttttaaataaatgttagCGAAGATCTGGGCATTTCTGCAAGTGCCACCCAAAATGTTACCTTGGCACTGGGgcaaaagccttttcttccGTTGATTCATCCAGTGGTCTGGTGTATGATGATGGAAACCATCCTTTTCTGTAATGGGAGAAGTcttttatattatataaaatTGGAAAGATCTTTCAAAATACAGCAGTGGACAAAACAACAGACTCAGCAAACAGATTTAACTTTTGAAGGAACCAATTTCTGATGCCAAATTAGTGTGTAAAACTAAATATGTGCAGAGATTTTCCTTAGCGAGAGACTCCGAGTCCCTAGTCAGTGACAGCCACTAAAAAGGGTGGAAAACCATTTACTAACATCTGCTAACACAGTCTGCTGAGACACACTTTTACTTCATGTTCAGGGTGGGTAATATACTGATTATCTTACAGTCTGGTTGTGTCATGCTCCCCATAAAGCCAGCCATCCTTCTCCTCAGCCACCAGCAGGGTGATGATGTCCCCCTGGGCAAAGCTGAGCAACGTCTTGTTACTTCCAGCAGTGTGTGGGAAGATTGTTTtcactttttgccttttcattaTATTTAGGCCTGTGGCAACAGAAGTTGAACGTGACAAACTGGCATCATCTGAATTCTCTgtcaaaaacagaaaaaaaacccaaagaaaaattagacacacataaataaatgcaattagtaatctgagaggaaaaaaataaaaggaaaactcaAGTGCAAATCTGAGTTCTGAGACTTTGTACTTAGACAACTTTCACTGCCAATGTTTCTTATCACCATGAAGTTCTTAACTGCATGTGTCTTTATATGCACACACCCAGCATAATAAAATGGAACAGGCATAAAAAGTTCTGTGAGTTTTAACtggtttcttcctcttttgaCATGAAAAGTACTAATCAATCACAGCTGTAAAAGGCCTTTGAAAATCTTCCCTTCTGAAAAAATGGAACTGTGTATAAAATCCAACTTTCACTTTCAAATGTGCCTCAGCACTCAGCTTCAGCACTGGGGAGATTTGCAGATACTTGTCACTTTCTAGACACCATAtgtttatcagaaaaaaaaataaaggagggCTTAAAACTGTGTGTTATTTGACcatacaaggaagaaaattttaaggaagaaaTGCTGGAATTTCTACTACACGTTGAAGAGTTCTGCATTTCTTATGCTGTGATCTAGGCCTAGTTCTGTCCTATatcacagaaagggaaaaaaaaatcaatatattaGACACTTGGGAAGCCATTCTTACTAGGATTttaaatttcaggaaaagaacTACAAAATTGTGTTCATTTTGTCCCATGTGCATTCCTCCCTTAGTGCTACATGCCCTTAAAGGAAACCAGAGCGAGACTGTTGGAGTGTTTATGTTTGTTTGCATGCACTGAAACACTCAGATGTATCCTTTTCAAAATTATGGAATGCCTTCTGCTGATAACATTGGAAGCCATGAGAGCAGTTAAGTTGAGTTAATCAGTGACACACAGAAAGTGATTAAAACAGAAACCACCTATCCTGACCTGCATTTTACTGCAAACCATTCTCTTGTAACACATCTCTGTCCTGTTAGGTAAATTACATAAATCCTTTGTAAAGATCATTTCCTACTCCTCTATACATCCTGGAATTCACATCATTGTAGCAGAGGAGAAGCCCTGAGGTAATTCTGAACGCTGCATTCACACTTACCCAgtctgcagggcagggacactcACCTGCTGAGTGATTTAGTTTTTCAGAAGGTGCTTTGGGAGCTGTTGCAGGATTGTTGAACATATCCACGAGTGGGCTCGTGTACGCCTTGCCCATGGGAGCCGGGGGCACTTTGGATGCATTTTCTTGATGAGGATAAAAATCATTTCCAATCTAGAGTCACAAAAACAAGTATCACAATACTGAGGAGACAGCAATAACTTTTTTGTAAGATTAAATTCTAGTGAGCAAGGCTTATATTCCTAAACAATAACACATTTAAACATGACATAAAGCCCACATATTCCTATGGAACTGCTGATTGATGGTTTGTAAGAGGCTTGATAAACACTTGCTAGTGGGAAGGCTACAAtagcctttttttctgcaaataccATGATTATCTccagatttttcttgtttagaaGTTTACTATAATCATTTAGAAATTTAACAACTGATGATGACACAACATGCAAACTGGCAGAAATGAGAATTTCACCTGTACTCCAGTAAGCTAATAATCatgaagggaagaaggaaagaaaatagaaataacatTTTGCTTAAGTTTATATTGAACTACTGAGTATGTAATTATTATTACTTACAGACAACAATGCAGGAAATGGAATGGTTGGAACAAAAGTAGCCCTgaggctgagctctgcaggagaAGCCCTGGGCACCCAGCTGAGAGCTGAGCCTTGTTAGGACATGTGCTTCTCCCTTTTATACTGTGTATTTGTCCCATGGCAGAGCTTCAGCTGAATGGTTTTAGTTCCATACCCAATCCCAGTATATTCCAGCTGAGATACACTGTGGACTCCATCCTAAATGCTGAGGTCCAACAGAACCTCATGAAGCCACTCCACACCCACTGAAGAGAACCCCCAACCGTAAGGAACAACATACCAGGGTATTTCTCTTTACCATGGGCGAAGGCTGCGGCGTTCCCGACACCGGGGTGGAACCAGGGGTCCTGATTTCATCTATCATCATCCTGACCTTCTCAGGCACTTTGGTGGCATCACTACAGATTTCTTCCCACCCCGGCAGCTTGGATTTTAGGAAGTCTGCACACTGCATCCAAGTTAAAAGACACTCGTCAAAGACAGGCTTCTTCATAAAACTGCACAAACCTACTGGTTAACTTTCACTATACCAAGATGTTTACACCAGCAAAATGGAAGCATTTTCTAAGATTTTTCTACGGAATACCTCTTTGAAACAAATAAGATGTAAAAACAACTCTCTTGCAGGGTCACATACTGGAAGTACCTGATTAGTCCatgcattttttcttaatacatgatttttaaaaagtctcagTGACCCTTTATTTTTGCTACAATACATTTCATAGAATAGTGTATTGTAAACATTTCCTGTGAGCTGATCACAACACTCGTCTGGCACTTCAGTCTTCCTTAGCTATTTCTGGCAGTCTGGTCTACATGCTGCAGGAAGTACAAAACATCTCCTGTGTGCCTGGATTTCAGGAGTTTCATTTCTGTTCACACTCACACCACTGACCTGAACGTGGTAGAAGTGCATGTGCTGGGTAAAGCTGCAGTGCTTGTCAACCAGAAAACAgaaccttcttttctcttcaagTAGAGCTTCTCTGCAGCCTTCTGCAATAAACCTCTGAATATCACTTTGTCGAGAGCTCACGGTTTCCAAATActgagggaaaaagggaaaaaaaagaatcacatAGAGCCTCTGAATTTTATTTGATGCTATATCCAATTAGTTAAGTAAACTCTAAATTAGAAAAAGTTTTTGGAAAGACAGGATGGGATAGGGTAGCCTTACTTCTaagtctctctcttttcctgcaCACATCTGACTTCCCTGATCTCATCAGGTAGATGTGTATTGTCCCTACAGGCAATCAACAGCCTATTTAGGGTTTGTGAGGGGgttgtgtgtggtgtgtgttcAAATTAGACTAATGACCTTTGTCTGCTCCACTGCATTTATTGAATGCAGCTGCATTTATTCACACAAAGCTGTGATGAATCATTTGAGGGGGGGGGGAATGAGTTACTAAAAAGACTAAACTATATTTATCTGAGATTATGAGGATTCATGGCTAAACTGTGATTAAATGCTAATCCATGAACTCTCAGACTCAGAACCTTAAAAAAACCTTCAACTGTTACAATTGTAGATTAAAAAATAGGCAGTAAGAAATAGGAGCTACTGTTACCTATGTTTACTACACTGTGTTTATACATGAagctttatttgaaaattaaaatagaaagataaggagaaaaaaaatatataagcCAGCACGAAGTACAAGTTTCATGCAAATATATATCAAAGGCAAGGATTTTCAGGGAGACACATGACAATGAGAATCTGATttactaattttaaaacagtttctcTTCAGTGTCTTGCCATTTCGGATTTCACCTCAAGATGGCAATGCTGGATTAAGGGCAGTAGGAAAGGCAATAACACAAGTTGGCACTGCCTACTTTGGGGAATTACTCTATAGCAAGTTTCTGCTGAATTTGCATAGTTTAGCTGGCTCCCTGTGTAAAGCTCTGCATAAAGATGTAGTTACAgaggtactttaaaaaaaatcaattattgGTCAGGCGACAAAATCGAGGCACCAGAGCAGAAGTCTCTGAATACGTACAGTGGAGCAATGAGAGCTCAATTGCAGCTGCAGTACAAACTCTAGGAGTGCCTTTAATATGAATCAGCTTTGAGGAACCATTAACATTTCCTTTTGACCAGTTCTCATACAGAGAAAGAAACGAGAGACAACGCACTGACCTCCATTTCTTTGTGCTCGTACTTCGTTACATTTCGCGCTCCTtggcttttccttctgatttttttcagctcagcCTGAGACTTCTCTAAAGAATCCAGTTTGCTCCTGTGCTCAGTTTGGTACCTTTTTAAAGTTGCCTGCAATCAAAGCATTTACATCATCTCATAATGCACTCAGCCAGGTAGCTGAGTAAGGGACTAAGAAGCATCACTGTGATCTCTGAGATCTCTCTCACACACCAAATGAATTCAGCAACTGCTGTAGTTTTAAGGAGCTATGAAGTTATACAGGGGTTCCCTTTGTAACTTAAATTAAGCATGAAAATTTTGGCCATCTTTAGATATCTAAAGTTCATTTCTATTAAAGCTTATATCAATTAATTAAATCTTGGGAAACAATGTCTCAAAAAATTCTTTGACTAGcaatacacaaataaaatagGAGTTTTAGAATTGAATGTACTTACAGTCATGTATTTTACATCCAggtctgttttcttctccagttcAGATATAATTTCCTTATGAAATTTTTtgaactttaaaaacaaatta encodes the following:
- the BAIAP2L1 gene encoding brain-specific angiogenesis inhibitor 1-associated protein 2-like protein 1 isoform X1 → MSRDPEEVNKLTENTYKNVMEQFNPGLRNLINLGKNYEKAVNVMVVAGRAYYDSLAKIGDISADSPVSKELGQVLVEISRTHKKLNDSLEESFKKFHKEIISELEKKTDLDVKYMTATLKRYQTEHRSKLDSLEKSQAELKKIRRKSQGARNVTKYEHKEMEYLETVSSRQSDIQRFIAEGCREALLEEKRRFCFLVDKHCSFTQHMHFYHVQCADFLKSKLPGWEEICSDATKVPEKVRMMIDEIRTPGSTPVSGTPQPSPMVKRNTLIGNDFYPHQENASKVPPAPMGKAYTSPLVDMFNNPATAPKAPSEKLNHSAENSDDASLSRSTSVATGLNIMKRQKVKTIFPHTAGSNKTLLSFAQGDIITLLVAEEKDGWLYGEHDTTRLKGWFPSSYTRPLDESTEEKAFAPVPSPAPIRSVSSVNLVEKGEVVLPPPDYVGASQTDRQMEPAKGAAVKSPPDRAEQAGPKPGMNGIIKPPFLSGENPFATVKLRPTVTNDRSAPIIR
- the BAIAP2L1 gene encoding brain-specific angiogenesis inhibitor 1-associated protein 2-like protein 1 isoform X2, with translation MSRDPEEVNKLTENTYKNVMEQFNPGLRNLINLGKNYEKAVNVMVVAGRAYYDSLAKIGDISADSPVSKELGQVLVEISRTHKKLNDSLEESFKKFHKEIISELEKKTDLDVKYMTATLKRYQTEHRSKLDSLEKSQAELKKIRRKSQGARNVTKYEHKEMEYLETVSSRQSDIQRFIAEGCREALLEEKRRFCFLVDKHCSFTQHMHFYHVQCADFLKSKLPGWEEICSDATKVPEKVRMMIDEIRTPGSTPVSGTPQPSPMIGNDFYPHQENASKVPPAPMGKAYTSPLVDMFNNPATAPKAPSEKLNHSAENSDDASLSRSTSVATGLNIMKRQKVKTIFPHTAGSNKTLLSFAQGDIITLLVAEEKDGWLYGEHDTTRLKGWFPSSYTRPLDESTEEKAFAPVPSPAPIRSVSSVNLVEKGEVVLPPPDYVGASQTDRQMEPAKGAAVKSPPDRAEQAGPKPGMNGIIKPPFLSGENPFATVKLRPTVTNDRSAPIIR